A stretch of the Pedobacter sp. MC2016-14 genome encodes the following:
- a CDS encoding glycoside hydrolase family 125 protein, producing the protein MNRKDFIVKTGLLSAGVLISKEMQAFSLDYPVVRIPMNKRKFSSFAVEKAISKFQKKVSDKELGWLFNNCLPNTLDTTVTFNIENGKPDTYVITGDIDAMWLRDSSAQVWPYLSFMKEDPKLQQLIAGVINRQTSYVLRDPYANAFYNTADQKSEWESDHTQMLPGIHERKWEIDSLCYTMRLAYNYWKITKDNSPFDAEWKSAVKLILSTFKEQQRKTGLGPYKFQRDTPKPTDSLPMAGYGFPIKPNGLICSMFRPSDDATIFPFLIPSNLFALVSLRQVSEMVIALDKDEALATELTALAKEVEIAIQQHAVVTHPVYGKIYAFEVDGFGNVNLMDDANVPSLLALPYLNAVDVNDPVYQNTRKFVLSTNNPFFYKGKTTEGIGGPHVEQQDMIWPLSIIARGLTSIDDQEIKQCIKWLKKSHAGTGFMHESFKMDHPETFTRSWFAWANTIFGEFLWEIFLTKPALLNDL; encoded by the coding sequence ATGAATAGAAAAGATTTTATTGTAAAAACAGGTTTGCTATCTGCAGGAGTACTAATAAGTAAGGAAATGCAAGCATTTTCATTGGATTATCCGGTGGTGAGGATTCCAATGAATAAAAGGAAATTCAGTAGTTTCGCAGTAGAAAAGGCCATTTCAAAATTCCAAAAAAAAGTAAGCGATAAAGAACTCGGCTGGTTATTTAACAATTGTCTGCCCAATACATTGGACACCACCGTAACCTTTAATATAGAAAATGGTAAACCAGATACGTATGTAATCACAGGCGATATTGACGCAATGTGGTTAAGGGATAGCTCTGCACAGGTTTGGCCTTATCTTTCCTTCATGAAAGAAGATCCGAAGCTGCAACAGCTGATAGCGGGCGTAATCAACAGGCAAACTTCTTATGTGCTTAGAGATCCTTATGCCAACGCATTTTACAATACAGCTGATCAAAAAAGTGAATGGGAAAGTGACCATACGCAAATGCTTCCTGGCATCCATGAGCGTAAATGGGAAATTGATTCGCTGTGTTACACCATGAGACTGGCTTATAACTACTGGAAAATCACAAAAGACAATAGCCCATTTGATGCAGAATGGAAAAGTGCCGTAAAGCTAATTCTTTCTACATTTAAAGAGCAGCAAAGGAAAACAGGTCTTGGCCCGTATAAATTTCAGCGGGATACGCCGAAACCAACAGACAGTTTGCCAATGGCTGGATATGGTTTTCCAATTAAGCCAAATGGACTGATCTGCTCAATGTTCCGTCCAAGTGATGATGCTACAATTTTCCCTTTTTTAATTCCATCTAATTTATTTGCCCTAGTTAGCCTTCGTCAGGTTTCTGAAATGGTAATAGCACTTGATAAAGATGAAGCATTGGCTACAGAATTAACAGCACTGGCCAAAGAGGTGGAAATAGCTATACAGCAACATGCCGTAGTTACACATCCGGTCTATGGCAAAATCTATGCTTTTGAAGTAGATGGTTTTGGAAATGTAAACCTGATGGACGATGCCAATGTACCCAGCTTGTTGGCTTTGCCCTATTTAAATGCAGTAGATGTTAATGATCCAGTATATCAAAATACCAGGAAATTTGTGCTTTCTACAAACAATCCATTTTTCTATAAAGGGAAAACTACAGAAGGCATTGGTGGTCCGCATGTAGAACAACAAGATATGATCTGGCCCCTGAGCATCATAGCAAGGGGCCTAACGAGCATCGATGATCAGGAAATAAAGCAATGTATTAAATGGCTGAAAAAGAGTCATGCCGGTACTGGTTTTATGCATGAATCATTTAAAATGGACCATCCTGAAACTTTTACACGTTCCTGGTTTGCCTGGGCCAATACCATATTCGGTGAATTTTTATGGGAGATATTTTTAACCAAACCAGCCTTGTTAAATGATTTATAA
- a CDS encoding glycoside hydrolase family 3 N-terminal domain-containing protein — MIYNFRFYTLAILLALFLCLFCLITSAQEITPLYKNPKAPVIERVNDLIGRMTLEEKVGQLSALLGWEMYEKQGTRITASAKFKAAIATQHIGMLWATLRADPWTKKTLLNGLDPYHAAVATNALQKWNMEHSRLQIPVFIAEECPHGHMAIGTTVFPTAIGQSSTWNPELIESMAKVIAKEARLQGGHIGYGPVLDLARELRWSRVEETYGEDPYLNGRMGVAMVKGFQGSNLKSGINVISTLKHFTAYGVPEGGHNGGFVDLGQRALFQNYLPPFKAAVKAGALSVMTAYNSIDGIPCSSNSFLLNMTLRNQWGFKGFVISDLNSIGALTGVDQVAANEVEAAAVSINSGLDSDLGGLIFSAPLLDAVKQGLVKMERVDEAVARVLRQKFDMGLFEDPYVQPSLAKKEVRNQDAVSLAKQVALESIILLKNENGLLPLQKSIKNIAVIGPNADNMYNQLGDYTAPQEVNNVVTVLQGLKNKLPGARVNYVKGCAIRDTVSVDIEAAVRAASQSDVAIVVLGGSSARDFKTEYLATGAATVGKNAVSDMESGEGFDRQTLDLMGKQLALLQAVVKTGKPVVLVLIEGRPLNLNWPAVHVPAILNAWYPGQQGGAAIADVLFGDYNPAGRLPVSIPKSVGQLPVYYSQQKSSRHDYVEGNASPLYSFGFGLSYTAFDYAKLTLNKVEDKDGLAVTVGCYVKNVGSQDGEEVVQLYVEDMLSSVVVPVKQLRAFQRIPLKAGEEKYIAFKLSAEDFTLFDAAYQQVAEKGEFRITMGADSGSPKLSAKVVLEQSHKIL; from the coding sequence ATGATTTATAATTTTAGGTTTTATACCCTGGCGATCCTGCTGGCGCTATTTTTATGCTTGTTTTGTTTGATTACTTCCGCTCAGGAAATTACCCCGCTTTATAAAAATCCGAAGGCTCCGGTTATAGAACGGGTCAATGACCTGATTGGAAGGATGACACTCGAAGAAAAGGTAGGTCAATTGTCTGCCTTGCTGGGTTGGGAAATGTACGAGAAGCAGGGTACTAGGATTACAGCTTCAGCTAAGTTCAAAGCCGCCATAGCCACGCAGCACATTGGAATGCTTTGGGCTACTTTAAGGGCTGACCCCTGGACAAAAAAGACTTTGCTGAATGGATTAGATCCGTATCATGCTGCCGTAGCCACCAACGCTTTGCAGAAATGGAATATGGAACATAGCCGACTGCAAATCCCCGTGTTTATTGCCGAAGAGTGCCCTCATGGACACATGGCTATTGGGACCACGGTTTTCCCCACTGCTATTGGGCAAAGTAGCACCTGGAATCCTGAACTTATCGAATCAATGGCAAAGGTTATTGCCAAAGAGGCAAGGTTACAGGGCGGCCATATCGGTTACGGGCCGGTACTGGATCTGGCAAGGGAACTTCGCTGGTCGAGGGTAGAAGAAACCTATGGTGAAGATCCTTATTTAAACGGCAGGATGGGTGTAGCGATGGTCAAAGGCTTTCAGGGAAGTAACCTGAAAAGCGGTATCAATGTGATTTCTACTTTAAAACATTTTACCGCCTACGGCGTACCTGAAGGGGGACATAACGGTGGTTTTGTGGACCTGGGTCAACGTGCTTTGTTTCAGAATTACCTGCCGCCATTTAAAGCAGCGGTAAAAGCGGGGGCATTGTCTGTAATGACAGCTTATAATTCCATAGACGGCATTCCCTGCAGCAGCAATTCTTTTCTGTTGAATATGACTTTACGAAACCAGTGGGGCTTTAAAGGTTTTGTCATTTCAGACCTGAACAGCATTGGCGCTTTGACAGGTGTAGATCAGGTTGCTGCAAATGAAGTAGAAGCCGCTGCGGTATCCATTAATTCGGGTTTGGATAGCGATTTAGGGGGACTGATTTTTTCTGCGCCTTTATTGGATGCGGTAAAACAAGGACTTGTAAAAATGGAAAGGGTTGATGAAGCGGTTGCCCGGGTGCTGAGGCAGAAATTCGACATGGGCTTATTTGAAGATCCTTATGTACAGCCGTCACTGGCCAAAAAAGAGGTGAGGAACCAGGATGCTGTTTCATTGGCTAAGCAGGTGGCGCTGGAGTCTATCATTTTGTTGAAAAATGAAAATGGCTTACTGCCACTTCAAAAATCTATTAAAAACATTGCTGTTATTGGTCCTAATGCGGATAATATGTACAACCAGTTGGGCGATTATACGGCTCCGCAGGAAGTAAATAATGTAGTTACGGTTTTGCAGGGCCTCAAAAATAAGCTACCTGGTGCAAGGGTAAATTATGTGAAAGGTTGTGCCATTAGAGATACGGTTTCGGTTGATATTGAGGCTGCGGTGCGTGCTGCAAGTCAATCTGATGTTGCCATTGTGGTGCTTGGCGGTTCCAGTGCAAGGGATTTTAAAACGGAATACTTAGCCACAGGTGCTGCAACAGTGGGCAAGAATGCAGTGAGTGATATGGAAAGCGGGGAGGGTTTTGACCGCCAAACACTGGACTTAATGGGCAAGCAGCTGGCCTTGCTGCAGGCTGTGGTTAAAACGGGTAAACCAGTGGTGTTGGTGCTGATAGAAGGGCGGCCTTTAAACCTGAATTGGCCTGCAGTACATGTACCTGCGATATTGAACGCCTGGTATCCAGGCCAGCAGGGGGGAGCAGCCATAGCGGATGTGTTATTTGGAGATTACAATCCTGCGGGACGCCTACCTGTTTCAATTCCTAAATCTGTAGGGCAGCTTCCTGTGTATTACAGCCAGCAGAAATCATCCAGGCATGATTATGTAGAAGGGAACGCATCGCCTTTGTACAGCTTTGGCTTTGGTTTAAGTTACACAGCTTTTGACTATGCTAAACTCACACTGAATAAAGTTGAGGACAAGGATGGGCTTGCAGTTACAGTAGGATGCTACGTAAAAAATGTAGGTTCTCAGGATGGTGAGGAAGTTGTGCAATTGTATGTGGAAGATATGCTCAGTTCTGTAGTGGTTCCGGTGAAGCAGCTTCGTGCATTTCAGCGCATACCGCTTAAAGCAGGCGAAGAAAAGTATATAGCATTTAAACTGTCCGCTGAAGATTTTACTCTGTTTGATGCGGCTTACCAGCAGGTTGCCGAAAAAGGCGAGTTCAGAATTACTATGGGTGCAGATTCTGGCAGTCCGAAGTTGAGTGCTAAGGTGGTATTGGAGCAGTCGCATAAAATCCTTTAA
- a CDS encoding PA2169 family four-helix-bundle protein, with product MESNKEVISDLKELLSIVNDGKEGYESAAEATDKIELQGVFLKYAAQRAAYADDLKSHIATHGAEADNESGGVLGVLHRTWIDIKQALSSKEDLAILEAVVTGEKAAIEKYDKYIADYVDHADHIELLKRQRLGVVDALSEIETLIVQRKAY from the coding sequence ATGGAAAGTAATAAAGAAGTAATCAGCGATTTAAAAGAGTTGTTATCAATTGTAAACGACGGAAAAGAGGGATATGAATCTGCGGCTGAAGCCACAGATAAAATTGAGTTGCAAGGTGTATTCTTAAAATACGCTGCACAGCGTGCTGCTTATGCAGATGATTTGAAAAGTCACATTGCTACGCATGGAGCAGAAGCGGATAATGAAAGTGGTGGTGTATTGGGTGTTTTACACCGTACCTGGATAGACATCAAGCAAGCTTTAAGCAGTAAAGAAGATCTGGCGATTCTGGAAGCTGTAGTAACCGGAGAAAAAGCGGCCATTGAAAAATATGATAAATACATAGCTGACTATGTAGATCATGCAGATCATATTGAATTGCTAAAAAGACAACGCCTTGGCGTGGTTGATGCCTTAAGTGAAATTGAAACCTTAATTGTGCAGCGCAAGGCTTATTAA
- a CDS encoding RNA polymerase sigma factor — translation MKQGKNLKQDWEIFINDGNSASFYDLYGHYHDYLTFIGVKKGASLEKTKDCINDLFLYVYENRVRLSHIQNHHNYLITSFLHKIFRKQHFSAEESLDLVHVQDELVYPSVEAQYIIQHSNERIKHILQTYIDKLSASQAKMIYQKFYLGLSYEEISVANEITIKTAYNTIYNAIENLKKTMGDDKFGALFAALSAILIFFLFFLRNHG, via the coding sequence TTGAAACAGGGTAAAAATTTAAAACAGGACTGGGAGATATTCATTAATGATGGTAATTCTGCGTCTTTCTATGATCTATATGGTCATTATCATGATTACCTTACGTTCATAGGTGTAAAAAAAGGAGCAAGTCTGGAAAAAACAAAGGATTGTATCAATGATCTTTTTTTGTATGTCTATGAAAACCGCGTTCGTTTAAGCCACATTCAAAATCATCACAATTACCTGATCACTTCCTTTCTTCATAAAATATTTCGCAAACAACATTTTAGTGCAGAAGAAAGCCTTGATTTGGTTCATGTGCAGGACGAGTTGGTTTATCCATCTGTGGAAGCGCAATATATCATTCAGCATTCCAATGAACGTATAAAACATATTTTACAAACATACATAGATAAGCTTTCGGCCAGCCAGGCAAAAATGATTTACCAAAAATTTTATTTAGGCCTGTCTTATGAGGAAATCTCCGTAGCGAATGAAATTACTATAAAAACGGCCTACAATACCATATATAATGCGATAGAAAATTTAAAGAAGACGATGGGGGATGATAAATTCGGTGCTCTTTTCGCTGCACTATCTGCAATTCTTATTTTTTTTCTATTTTTTTTAAGAAATCATGGGTAA
- a CDS encoding FecR family protein, producing the protein MQDTDIAVLINQESFLNYCFERNDEDMLYWENWLLKNAESRKEIEELKRMLIVMGNESRNRIKEEDFASLQAKINKSELGNTNKVHSLWSWAAAAAVIFLIAVSLLYNRTTLESENIIANDIAPGGNKATLILANGKRVNLTDASNGSIASQSGIKIIKAKNGQLIYEVSGIGTESSLTSYNTIEIPFGGQYQVNLSDGTKVWLNAGSSLRYPLKFSGSKREVQLLGEGYFEVAHNREMPFNVRSGKQTIEVLGTHFNVMAYADEKAIKTSLLEGSVKIHYGEEHLQLIPGQQAQFLNDKVNIVGDADMEEVIAWKNGYFKFNEDLVGIMNKISRWYGVKVIYQMKPDSSLTYSGKISRSRNISAILKIISFDGDVHFRVNGKIVYVTNN; encoded by the coding sequence ATGCAAGATACGGACATCGCTGTACTAATAAATCAGGAAAGTTTTCTGAATTATTGTTTCGAAAGAAATGATGAGGATATGCTTTATTGGGAAAATTGGTTACTAAAAAATGCAGAAAGTCGTAAGGAAATTGAAGAGCTAAAACGAATGTTGATTGTTATGGGTAATGAGTCCCGCAATCGCATAAAGGAGGAAGACTTTGCATCACTTCAGGCAAAAATCAATAAATCTGAGTTGGGCAATACGAACAAAGTACACTCTTTATGGAGTTGGGCTGCGGCTGCGGCAGTAATATTTTTAATTGCTGTATCACTTCTCTACAACCGGACAACACTTGAATCTGAAAATATCATTGCAAATGATATTGCTCCGGGTGGTAATAAGGCTACCTTAATACTTGCAAATGGCAAAAGGGTAAACTTAACTGATGCAAGCAATGGCTCCATCGCCAGTCAGTCTGGAATAAAGATTATAAAAGCGAAAAATGGACAGCTCATTTACGAAGTGTCTGGAATTGGTACCGAGTCATCCCTCACTTCCTACAATACTATAGAAATCCCTTTTGGAGGGCAATACCAGGTAAATCTTTCGGATGGAACTAAGGTTTGGTTAAATGCTGGATCATCGTTGCGCTACCCATTGAAGTTTTCTGGCAGTAAACGCGAAGTACAACTTTTAGGAGAAGGATATTTTGAGGTTGCCCATAACAGGGAAATGCCATTTAACGTAAGAAGTGGAAAACAAACAATAGAAGTTCTGGGTACACATTTTAATGTTATGGCATATGCCGATGAAAAAGCCATTAAAACATCCTTGTTGGAAGGTTCAGTAAAGATACATTATGGAGAAGAGCATTTACAATTAATCCCTGGTCAGCAGGCTCAATTCTTGAACGATAAAGTAAACATTGTTGGTGATGCTGATATGGAAGAAGTGATTGCATGGAAGAATGGCTACTTTAAATTTAATGAAGATTTGGTAGGCATAATGAACAAAATATCGCGCTGGTATGGTGTTAAAGTCATTTACCAGATGAAACCAGATTCTTCATTAACTTATTCGGGTAAGATATCCAGGTCAAGAAATATTTCTGCCATTTTAAAGATTATATCTTTTGATGGAGATGTTCACTTTAGAGTGAATGGCAAAATAGTTTACGTAACCAATAACTAA
- a CDS encoding SusC/RagA family TonB-linked outer membrane protein, whose protein sequence is MYKNYTKNIGVPTGYFRKFLFIMRLTAVILLVSLMQVSAIGFAQKITISKKNAPLSQIINEIRSQSGYDFFYSNQLLKKANPVTINVKEASLEEVLMLCFSNQPLTYKVDDKVVMLKEKTKENSIVSNLLDIFNNIDVRISVLDETGGILPGATITVKGTNRKVVSGADGKFFLTNVDESAVLVITYLGYATQEVKLKKGQTTVTVRMKPSANDMNDVVVTGIFNKPKESYTGAERTITEKELKQFQGRNLFTTIGNIDPSFYVVPNNASGADPNKIPDIQLRGTRSLPNIDQIGDETVAKLNTPLIILDGFESTLQRMLDLDNNEILSITLLKDGSATALYGSRGANGVVVIRTKEPVPGRLRLSYVAGLNLSIPDLGSYNLLNSADKLELERLSGYYGSSTRTPEANIGLQQYYNQVLAQVTKGVNTDWLSIPLRTEVGQTHNLKIEGGDETFRYDLALHYNNLNGAMKGSGRNAFNGTINLSYKYRNLTFRNNLVVGQTKQSESPYGAFSDYVKLNPYWEPYDAAGNVTRYFSPYNYDYWTMAGFYGGKPYANPLYDAMLNTYNIGNYTSITNNFMLDWAPIPKMYVRGGLSVSSNMSTQDNFKPASHSSFSTYSDADLFRKGSYAYSSGKSLNYTGQVTAGYSDLFAEKHRVSIAVNLDANQIRNTNYTFDAEGFPDESIDLLSMALQYKQNATPTGGESTTRRIGAVANANYALKDRYLADFTYRIDGASQFGVNRRFAPFWSAGLGWNLHYEDFVKNNLPFVSRLKIRGSYGSTGTTQFGAYQALGTYSYIVKDRYKTWLGTRQNALGNADLEWQKTDKFDIGMELELFKSRLILQGDVYLEKTSNLLSSLELPYANGFANYNENIGSLQQKGFEASAVVWLVPYSRQKLAWSVTANIAHNQDRIIKLSEAMKAANASRLLALKDGLSITPNTIIQEGASQNTIYAVRSLGIDPSTGKELFLDDKGEVTYSWRPQYRVAAGVNQPRFRGNLSTMVRYGSFSVNTSLGFRFGGQIYNQTLIDKIENADRLMNVDSRVFTDRWLQPGDQTFFRGLNEITAVNASTRFVQNETTFTLQNVNMTYDVTSKRLLKKMGMQSLSIAANSGELFYISTVPQERGTAYPFTRQFSMSVYASF, encoded by the coding sequence ATGTATAAAAATTACACTAAGAATATTGGTGTGCCCACAGGGTATTTCCGTAAATTTCTATTTATTATGCGACTAACCGCAGTTATATTGTTGGTATCTTTAATGCAGGTCTCTGCTATAGGATTTGCGCAAAAGATTACCATCAGCAAAAAGAATGCACCGCTAAGCCAGATTATAAATGAAATACGCAGCCAGAGTGGTTACGATTTCTTTTATAGTAACCAGCTGCTAAAAAAAGCGAATCCGGTAACTATTAATGTAAAGGAAGCTTCATTAGAAGAAGTTCTCATGTTATGTTTTAGCAACCAACCTTTAACCTATAAGGTTGATGATAAGGTGGTGATGCTGAAAGAGAAGACTAAGGAAAATAGTATTGTCAGCAATTTGCTGGATATTTTTAACAATATAGATGTACGCATCTCTGTATTAGATGAAACCGGAGGGATTTTACCAGGCGCCACAATTACTGTAAAAGGAACTAACCGAAAGGTAGTATCAGGTGCGGATGGGAAATTTTTCCTGACAAATGTAGATGAATCGGCAGTTTTAGTAATCACTTATTTGGGCTATGCCACACAGGAAGTGAAGTTAAAAAAAGGGCAGACAACAGTTACTGTTAGAATGAAGCCTTCTGCAAATGACATGAATGATGTGGTGGTTACGGGTATTTTTAACAAGCCCAAAGAGAGTTACACAGGAGCAGAACGTACAATAACAGAGAAAGAATTGAAGCAGTTTCAGGGCCGAAACCTGTTTACAACTATTGGAAACATAGATCCCTCTTTTTATGTGGTGCCAAATAATGCCTCTGGTGCAGATCCAAACAAGATTCCTGACATACAGCTCCGTGGGACAAGGAGTTTGCCAAATATCGATCAGATTGGTGATGAAACTGTGGCTAAACTGAATACCCCACTCATTATACTTGATGGATTTGAAAGTACCCTGCAGCGAATGCTGGATCTGGACAACAATGAAATCTTATCCATCACCTTACTAAAAGATGGATCAGCAACGGCCTTGTATGGTTCAAGAGGGGCAAACGGAGTCGTGGTTATCAGGACAAAAGAACCTGTTCCCGGCAGATTAAGATTATCTTACGTAGCAGGCCTAAATTTAAGCATTCCGGATTTGGGAAGCTATAATCTGCTTAATTCTGCTGACAAACTGGAATTGGAACGTCTTTCTGGTTATTATGGAAGTTCTACCCGCACACCTGAGGCGAATATAGGCTTGCAGCAATATTACAACCAAGTGCTGGCACAGGTTACAAAAGGGGTAAATACAGATTGGCTATCTATTCCGTTACGAACAGAAGTGGGGCAAACACATAACCTAAAAATAGAAGGTGGCGATGAAACCTTCAGGTATGATCTTGCCTTGCATTATAACAATCTTAACGGTGCCATGAAAGGCTCAGGAAGAAATGCATTTAATGGTACTATTAACCTGTCTTATAAATATAGGAACCTTACTTTCCGAAACAATTTAGTAGTTGGGCAAACCAAACAAAGTGAGTCACCTTATGGTGCGTTTTCTGACTATGTGAAGTTGAACCCCTATTGGGAGCCTTACGATGCCGCAGGAAACGTAACCCGTTACTTCTCACCCTATAATTACGACTATTGGACCATGGCAGGTTTCTATGGTGGTAAGCCATATGCCAATCCTTTATACGATGCGATGTTAAATACCTATAATATCGGAAATTATACTTCTATAACGAATAACTTTATGTTAGATTGGGCACCTATTCCGAAAATGTATGTTAGAGGAGGTTTAAGTGTGAGCAGTAATATGAGTACCCAGGATAATTTTAAACCGGCAAGTCATTCCTCGTTTTCAACCTATTCAGATGCGGATCTTTTTAGAAAAGGAAGTTATGCCTATAGCAGCGGGAAGTCTTTAAATTATACAGGACAGGTTACTGCCGGTTATTCCGACCTTTTTGCCGAAAAGCATCGTGTTAGTATAGCAGTAAATTTGGATGCAAACCAGATCAGAAATACCAACTACACTTTTGATGCAGAGGGCTTCCCGGATGAATCCATAGATCTTTTATCCATGGCCCTGCAATACAAGCAAAATGCGACACCTACCGGTGGTGAATCTACTACCCGTAGGATTGGCGCGGTTGCCAATGCAAATTACGCTTTAAAAGACCGATATTTGGCAGATTTTACCTACCGTATAGATGGTGCTTCACAATTTGGCGTCAACCGTCGTTTTGCACCTTTCTGGTCTGCAGGTTTGGGCTGGAATCTGCATTACGAAGATTTCGTTAAGAACAATCTTCCTTTTGTGAGCCGTTTAAAAATAAGAGGTTCTTACGGATCAACGGGAACTACACAGTTCGGTGCTTACCAGGCATTAGGCACGTATAGCTATATTGTAAAAGACCGCTACAAAACCTGGCTCGGTACTCGTCAAAATGCACTTGGAAATGCAGATCTGGAATGGCAGAAAACCGACAAATTTGACATCGGTATGGAGCTGGAGTTATTTAAAAGCAGGCTAATTTTACAAGGTGACGTGTATTTAGAGAAAACATCTAATTTGCTTTCTTCCCTTGAGTTACCTTACGCTAATGGTTTTGCCAATTACAATGAAAATATTGGCTCCTTGCAGCAAAAAGGGTTTGAGGCTTCGGCTGTGGTATGGTTGGTTCCTTATTCACGACAAAAGTTAGCGTGGTCGGTAACCGCAAACATTGCACACAATCAGGATAGGATTATTAAATTATCTGAAGCCATGAAAGCAGCCAATGCAAGCAGATTGCTGGCACTTAAAGATGGTTTATCTATTACACCAAATACCATTATACAAGAAGGTGCTTCGCAAAATACTATTTATGCCGTTCGTTCACTGGGCATAGATCCAAGTACAGGAAAAGAGCTTTTTCTGGATGATAAGGGGGAAGTTACCTATTCCTGGCGACCACAATATAGGGTAGCAGCAGGTGTTAACCAACCCAGATTTCGGGGGAATTTAAGTACAATGGTACGTTACGGTAGCTTTTCTGTAAATACATCTCTTGGTTTCCGATTTGGTGGGCAAATTTACAACCAAACATTGATTGATAAAATCGAAAATGCCGACAGGTTGATGAATGTGGATTCACGTGTATTTACTGATCGCTGGCTACAGCCTGGTGACCAAACCTTTTTCAGGGGACTAAATGAAATTACGGCCGTAAATGCTTCTACAAGATTTGTACAAAACGAGACCACATTTACCCTTCAAAACGTAAACATGACCTATGATGTAACCAGTAAACGGTTACTTAAAAAAATGGGTATGCAATCTTTATCTATTGCAGCCAATAGCGGCGAGCTTTTTTACATCTCTACTGTGCCGCAGGAGCGGGGTACTGCTTATCCTTTTACCCGTCAGTTTTCAATGTCTGTCTACGCATCATTTTAA